A region from the Rhodamnia argentea isolate NSW1041297 chromosome 7, ASM2092103v1, whole genome shotgun sequence genome encodes:
- the LOC125315882 gene encoding disease resistance protein RUN1-like has product MGDEEANSGTATGGGDYDVFLSFRGPDTRNGFTDCLYEFMSNTGIRIFRDDEELRPGEKISEILRAVKRSQIYIPIFSKDYASSKWCLRELTCMVECARQSMGKEILPIFYDVDPSDVKLETELYESALGKHEANLGCTEVKPWRAALKTVAKIRGWHIKDQKQGKAIKDISQKVSQNIAIKKRDLPVDLIGIDDRIEAIEKLLDSDISDVRFVIIHGIGGIGKTSLAKAVFNRLSPQFEGHSFLSNIRESSSGGGVTKLQRKLVSDLFSFSLLETFDFEEGNNMIKKRLPTKRVLLVFDDMDENDQVLQLAMKSYLCGPGSRIIFTTRDKSVSTKTKLEGLEKKILMGSTKVFLYEMKELHFDHALQLFNKLAFNTDVAPCDLDLSREVVELTGGLPLALEVIGSHLRTMDKAKWKSTLKKLKEVPLEKVQQSLKISYDALGYEAQQIFLDIACFFVDKKITNAMYLWEACDLFPEVEIVVLINKSLIKIDHDRIWMHDRLRDFGRAIVRQENIGKPGERSRLGFIKTALDVVRARKGTENVIALALWRSRHDFTREDFTNLMNVRFLELDGGNFAGNFEEILPELRWLCWRNCPPKLRANNFVLNHLVVLKLSGHITAEEWSGWAEIMVASKLKVLKIAGSKSLMKTPCFPELTSLERLVLKDFPRLTQIDSSIGKLERLIYLKIKWCPRLGGLPWDIGHLTALRELILIQCFSVRALPRSICNLRGLSRLVMEDTGLVGLPDSIKGQADLEYLCLANCTSLDSLPDEVGELKSLTELDLSGTTIKELPHSIWNRKDLTLRLNSSKIRMQLMSDLPRLEGIEDCWDPMVPGAVSKSAPKKLKQAPHNKIRCSLEISYEALEYGAKQIFLDIACFFVNMKKTEAMYVWEACNLFSKVEIDVLVNRSLIEIVDHRIWMHDQVRDFGREIVRRETIGKFGDQSRLWHPEMAPDIIQAKRGTENVEAFTSWKLRHNYKLTPEDCANLRGARFLELDGQNLAGNFKIILPELRWLCWRNFPPKLQANNFVLNHLVVLKLSGDFTVEEWSKWVEMMVASKLKVLNLAGSKSFIKTPCFSEFMSLERLVLKDLPRLVEIGWSIGKLERLVYLKIKRCPLLRELPQEIGSLTALRELILIECCSVCYLPDSIGNLRLLSRLIVEDIGLVEIGRSIGKLERLVYLKIKRCPLLRELPQEIGSLTALRELILIECCSVCYLPDSIGNLRLLSRLIMEDTGLVEIGRSIGKLKRLVYLKIKRCPLLRELPQEIGSLTALRELILIECCSVCYLPDSIGI; this is encoded by the exons ATGGGGGACGAAGAGGCCAACTCAGGGACTGCAACCGGTGGTGGCGACTACGATGTGTTCTTGAGCTTTCGAGGTCCCGACACTCGTAACGGATTCACAGACTGCCTTTACGAGTTCATGAGCAACACGGGAATCCGAATTTTTAGGGATGACGAAGAGTTACGGCCAGGCGAAAAGATCTCTGAGATTTTGCGAGCAGTAAAAAGGTCCCAAATATACATTCCTATTTTCTCCAAGGATTACGCTTCGAGTAAATGGTGCCTACGAGAGCTGACATGCATGGTGGAGTGCGCTCGCCAATCCATGGGGAAAGAGATATTACCCATCTTTTACGACGTGGATCCCTCAGATGTTAAGCTTGAAACGGAGCTGTACGAAAGCGCCCTAGGGAAGCATGAGGCGAACCTTGGCTGCACTGAAGTGAAGCCGTGGAGGGCGGCTCTGAAGACGGTGGCAAAAATCAGAGGATGGCATATCAAAGATCAAAA GCAAGGCAAGGCCATTAAAGACATCAGTCAAAAGGTTTCACAGAATATcgcaattaaaaaaagagatttgCCCGTTGATCTAATTGGTATTGATGACCGTATAGAAGCCATAGAGAAACTGTTAGATAGTGACATTAGTGATGTACGATTTGTCATAATCCATGGAATAGGTGGCATTGGAAAGACAAGTCTTGCCAAAGCAGTCTTCAACCGGCTCTCTCCTCAATTCGAAGGCCACTCCTTTCTTTCGAACATCCGAGAATCATCTTCAGGTGGTGGTGTTAcaaaattgcaaagaaaattaGTATCGGATCTTTTCAGTTTCTCTCTTCTTGAGACCTTTGATTTTGAGGAAGGGAACAATATGATCAAAAAGAGGTTACCTACCAAAAGAGTCTTACTTGTTTTCGATGACATGGATGAAAATGATCAAGTTTTGCAGCTAGCGATGAAGTCTTATTTGTGTGGTCCAGGGAGTAGGATCATCTTTACAACCAGAGACAAGAGTGTTTCTACTAAGACCAAGTTGGAAGGattggagaaaaaaatcttaatGGGGTCTACAAAAGTTTTCTTGTACGAAATGAAGGAATTACATTTTGATCATGCTCTGCAACTTTTCAACAAGCTTGCTTTCAACACGGATGTGGCTCCATGTGATCTTGATCTTTCAAGAGAAGTTGTTGAACTAACTGGTGGACTTCCATTAGCTCTCGAGGTGATAGGTTCACATCTTCGTACCATGGATAAAGCAAAGTGGAAAAGCACACTGAAGAAGTTGAAGGAAGTGCCTCTTGAAAAAGTCCAACAGAGCTTGAAGATTAGTTATGATGCATTAGGATATGAGGcgcaacaaatttttttggacattGCTTGTTTCTTCGTTGACAAGAAAATAACTAATGCAATGTACTTATGGGAAGCCTGTGACCTCTTTCCGGAAGTCGAAATTGTTGTTCTTATCAATAAGTCCCTGATCAAGATTGATCATGACAGGATTTGGATGCATGATCGGTTAAGAGATTTTGGTAGGGCAATTGTTCGTCAAGAGAATATCGGAAAACCTGGAGAACGAAGTAGATTGGGATTTATCAAGACGGCTTTGGATGTAGTACGAGCTAGAAAG GGAACAGAAAATGTGATAGCGCTCGCACTATGGAGATCAAGACACGATTTTACACGTGAAGATTTTACGAATCTCATGAACGTGAGATTTCTTGAATTGGATGGAGGGAACTTTGCCGGCAACTTTGAGGAGATTTTGCCGGAGCTAAGATGGCTTTGTTGGCGAAATTGTCCTCCGAAACTTCGTGCGAACAATTTTGTACTGAATCACCTCGTTGTTCTCAAGCTTTCAGGCCATATCACCGCAGAAGAATGGAGCGGATGGGCTGAAATCATG GTGGCaagtaaattgaaagttttgaaaatcGCGGGATCTAAATCCTTAATGAAAACACCTTGCTTCCCTGAACTTACGAGTTTGGAGAGATTGGTTCTGAAAGATTTCCCAAGGTTGACTCAAATTGACAGCTCAATTGGTAAACTAGAGCGGTTGATTTACTTGAAGATCAAATGGTGCCCGCGTCTCGGAGGGTTGCCCTGGGATATTGGCCATTTAACTGCACTGAGAGAGCTCATCTTGATCCAGTGTTTCAGCGTTCGTGCTTTGCCACGCTCGATCTGCAATCTAAGAGGTTTGTCAAGGCTAGTAATGGAGGATACAGGATTAGTTGGACTTCCGGACTCAATCAAAGGGCAAGCGGATCTTGAGTACTTGTGTTTGGCGAATTGTACGAGTCTAGACTCGCTGCCAGATGAAGTTGGGGAGTTGAAGTCGTTGACTGAGTTGGATCTATCTGGGACAACTATCAAGGAACTACCTCATTCGATTTGGAACCGCAAAGATCTGACGTTGCGGTTGAACAGTAGTAAGATAAGAATGCAACTGATGTCGGATTTGCCTCGCTTGGAAGGTATTGAGGATTGCTGGGACCCTATGGTACCTGGAGCAGTTTCAAAAAGCGCACCAAAGAAGTTGAAGCAAGCGCCTCACAACAAAATCCGTTGTTCGTTAGAGATTAGTTATGAGGCTCTTGAATATGGGGCGAAACAAATCTTTCTTGACATCGCATGCTTCTTTGTTAACATGAAGAAAACTGAAGCAATGTATGTGTGGGAAGCTTGTAACCTTTTCTCGAAAGTTGAAATTGACGTCCTTGTCAATCGATCCTTGATCGAGATTGTTGATCATAGaatatggatgcatgatcaaGTAAGAGATTTTGGGAGAGAAATTGTTCGTCGAGAGACTATCGGGAAATTTGGAGATCAAAGCAGATTGTGGCATCCCGAGATGGCCCCGGACATAATACAGGCTAAAAGG GGAACAGAAAATGTGGAAGCATTCACATCATGGAAATTGAGACACAATTACAAATTAACACCCGAAGATTGTGCGAATCTCAGGGGCGCAAGGTTTCTTGAATTGGATGGACAGAATTTGGCTGGCAACTTTAAGATAATATTGCCAGAGCTAAGATGGCTTTGTTGGCGAAATTTTCCTCCAAAACTTCAAGCAAACAACTTTGTTCTGAATCACCTAGTTGTTCTCAAGCTTTCAGGTGATTTCACCGTAGAAGAATGGAGCAAATGGGTCGAAATGATG GTGGCAAGTAAACTGAAAGTTTTGAATCTCGCGGGATCCAAATCCTTTATCAAAACACCTTGCTTCTCTGAATTTATGAGTTTGGAGAGATTGGTTCTGAAAGATTTACCAA GATTGGTCGAAATCGGTTGGTCAATCGGTAAACTAGAGCGGTTGGTTTACTTGAAAATCAAACGTTGTCCGCTTCTTAGAGAGCTGCCCCAGGAAATTGGTTCTCTCACCGCCCTGAGAGAGCTCATCTTGATCGAGTGCTGTAGTGTTTGTTATTTGCCGGACTCGATTGGTAATCTAAGACTTTTGTCAAGGCTAATAGTGGAGGATATAGGATTGGTTGAAATCGGTCGGTCAATCGGTAAACTAGAGCGGTTGGTTTACTTGAAAATCAAACGTTGTCCGCTTCTTAGAGAGCTGCCCCAGGAAATTGGTTCTCTCACCGCCCTGAGAGAGCTCATCTTGATCGAGTGCTGTAGTGTTTGTTATTTGCCGGACTCGATTGGTAATCTAAGACTTTTGTCAAGGCTAATAATGGAGGATACAGGATTGGTCGAAATCGGTCGGTCAATCGGTAAACTAAAGCGGTTGGTTTACTTGAAAATCAAACGTTGTCCGCTTCTTAGAGAGCTGCCCCAGGAAATTGGTTCTCTCACCGCCCTGAGAGAGCTCATCTTGATCGAGTGCTGTAGTGTTTGTTATTTGCCGGACTCGATTG GAATCTAA
- the LOC115750849 gene encoding uncharacterized protein LOC115750849 isoform X1: MQDLEDRLDLAELELDDPFEIAISQDARKVVTPGFHENHLSGRGLPKILARVIFSPGDDLRLNIAAEVPLGDTGIMTSSQPIRYMKNLMLMLVTWGERKWVSKGMHEYQRKDEQLLSLEFCDYCMCITSEVREFSDSPSLETSPRFPQLSIAVLISLFEPGRSDQIGCRVETLEILTQFSSQILRSTNLLLRIPWSSKKLPDYIGMLNSWHQEATQVQGPGSRRSFRNCTSRRLRKTRWGRLRAMGQRNLTWLCLHNYLDKRLLMYAVGVCFHCCILSPFMKTKPHYDYMFEEARSLLGRAPDVKQKTRLAWEFARAMKWFGEVIYREIPEEDFCQFWEDMYIPFLHWCRRNRRRGHHHHDGHSCRTWDAGFWKLT, translated from the exons ATGCAAGATCTCGAGGATCGCTTGGACCTTGCAGAACTGGAACTAGATGACCCGTTCGAGATTGCAATTAGTCAGGACGCGAGGAAAGTTGTAACGCCAGGATTTCATGAGAATCACCTTTCAGGGAGGGGCTTACCTAAGATTTTAGCGAGGGTAATCTTTTCTCCCGGTGATGATTTGCGGTTGAATATTGCCGCGGAAGTCCCACTTGGGGACACCGGGATAATGACCTCGTCTCAACCAATTCGGTACATGAAAAACCTGATGTTAATGCTCGTGACCTGGGGGGAAAGAAAGTGGGTATCCAAGGGGATGCATGAATATCAGAGAAAAGACGAACAACTGCTCTCTTTGGAATTCTGCGATTATTGTATGTGCATAACCTCGGAGGTCAGAGAGTTCAGTGATAGTCCTTCGTTGGAAACTTCTCCTCGGTTTCCTCAGCTTTCCATTGCCGTTTTAATTTCCTTATTCGAGCCTGGGCGGAGTGATCAGATTGGTTGTCGGGTGGAGACTCTGGAGATCTTAACCCAATTCTCATCCCAAATCTTGCGTTCTACCAATCTGCTGCTGAGAATTCCGTGGTCGAGCAAAAAACTTCCAGACTACATTGGAATGTTGAACTCTTGGCATCAGGAGGCCACTCAAGTTCAGGGTCCGGGGTCTAGAAGAAGCTTCAGGAACTGCACGAGTCGCCGACTGAGGAAAACACGCTGGGGTAGATTGCGAGCCATGGGGCAGCGAAATCTAACATGGTTATGCTTGCATAACTACTTAGATAAGCGTTTGCTGATGTATGCGGTTGGCGTCTGTTTTCATTGTTGCATTCTGAGCCCGTTTATGAAGACAAAGCCGCATTATGACTACATGTTCGAAGAGGCTCGCTCGCTCCTTGGCCGCGCACCTGACGTCAAGCAAAAAACTCGCCTTGCGTGGGAATTCGCCAGGGCCATGAAATGGTTTGGTGAGGTCATCTATAGAGAAATACCTGAGGAAGACTTTTGTCAATTCTGGGAAGATATGTACATTCCCTTTCTCCATTGGTGCCGCCGCAATCGGAGGAgaggtcatcatcatca TGACGGCCATTCGTGCAGGACTTGGGATGCAGGTTTCTGGAAACTTACCTAA
- the LOC125315883 gene encoding disease resistance protein RUN1-like, translating to MTVVVARSGGLRSRVVDGGGGLAKIAKEEELCTVACKLKVLKLAGSESLIKTPSFSEFRSLERLVLKDFQRLDEIDRSIGKLERLICLKIKWCPSLRELPEEIGHLTALRELILIQVYSVCHLPDSIGNLRLLSRLEMDNTGLVELPDTIQRLDDLEHLSLTNCTNLDTLSDDVWRLKSLKELDLSGSSMRKPRFWIADVLKHFLGANSFSIRTQPPRDLPLLDDVEDCWCPGRTLEQDGLVLSEDQEVYPSPEKSEDNLRARILCASKALTC from the exons AtgacggtggtggtggcgaggagtggtggattgaggAGTAGGGTGGTGGATGGAGGTGGTGGTTTGGCAAAAATCGCCAAGGAAGAGGAGTTGTGCACG GTGGCATGTAAACTAAAAGTTTTGAAACTCGCTGGATCTGAATCCTTAATCAAAACACCTAGCTTCTCTGAATTCAGGAGTTTGGAGAGACTGGTTCTGAAAGATTTCCAGAGGTTGGACGAAATTGATCGCTCAATTGGTAAACTGGAGCGGTTGATTTGCTTGAAAATCAAATGGTGTCCGAGTCTTAGAGAGTTGCCCGAGGAAATCGGTCATCTAACCGCACTGAGAGAGCTCATCTTGATCCAGGTTTACAGTGTTTGTCATTTGCCAGACTCGATCGGCAATCTAAGACTGCTGTCAAGGCTAGAAATGGACAATACAGGATTAGTTGAACTTCCTGACACGATCCAAAGGCTGGACGATCTGGAGCACTTAAGTTTGACGAATTGTACGAATCTAGATACGCTGTCGGACGATGTTTGGCGGTTAAAGTCGTTGAAAGAGTTGGATCTCTCGGGGTCATCTATGAGGAAACCACGCTTTTGGATAGCAGACGTGCTAAAACATTTCCTAGGGGCTAACAGTTTCAGCATACGAACACAACCGCCGAGGGATTTGCCTCTCCTGGACGATGTCGAGGACTGCTGGTGCCCTGGAAGAACACTGGAGCAAGATGGCCTGGTCCTGAGCGAAGATCAGGAAGTATACCCATCTCCTGAGAAGTCGGAGGACAATTTAAGAGCCAGGATTTTATGTGCCTCAAAGGCACTGACGTGTTAA
- the LOC115750849 gene encoding uncharacterized protein LOC115750849 isoform X2, whose translation MQDLEDRLDLAELELDDPFEIAISQDARKVVTPGFHENHLSGRGLPKILARVIFSPGDDLRLNIAAEVPLGDTGIMTSSQPIRYMKNLMLMLVTWGERKWVSKGMHEYQRKDEQLLSLEFCDYCMCITSEVREFSDSPSLETSPRFPQLSIAVLISLFEPGRSDQIGCRVETLEILTQFSSQILRSTNLLLRIPWSSKKLPDYIGMLNSWHQEATQVQGPGSRRSFRNCTSRRLRKTRWGRLRAMGQRNLTWLCLHNYLDKRLLMYAVGVCFHCCILSPFMKTKPHYDYMFEEARSLLGRAPDVKQKTRLAWEFARAMKWFGEVIYREIPEEDFCQFWEDMYIPFLHWCRRNRRRGHHHHKTWDAGFWKLT comes from the exons ATGCAAGATCTCGAGGATCGCTTGGACCTTGCAGAACTGGAACTAGATGACCCGTTCGAGATTGCAATTAGTCAGGACGCGAGGAAAGTTGTAACGCCAGGATTTCATGAGAATCACCTTTCAGGGAGGGGCTTACCTAAGATTTTAGCGAGGGTAATCTTTTCTCCCGGTGATGATTTGCGGTTGAATATTGCCGCGGAAGTCCCACTTGGGGACACCGGGATAATGACCTCGTCTCAACCAATTCGGTACATGAAAAACCTGATGTTAATGCTCGTGACCTGGGGGGAAAGAAAGTGGGTATCCAAGGGGATGCATGAATATCAGAGAAAAGACGAACAACTGCTCTCTTTGGAATTCTGCGATTATTGTATGTGCATAACCTCGGAGGTCAGAGAGTTCAGTGATAGTCCTTCGTTGGAAACTTCTCCTCGGTTTCCTCAGCTTTCCATTGCCGTTTTAATTTCCTTATTCGAGCCTGGGCGGAGTGATCAGATTGGTTGTCGGGTGGAGACTCTGGAGATCTTAACCCAATTCTCATCCCAAATCTTGCGTTCTACCAATCTGCTGCTGAGAATTCCGTGGTCGAGCAAAAAACTTCCAGACTACATTGGAATGTTGAACTCTTGGCATCAGGAGGCCACTCAAGTTCAGGGTCCGGGGTCTAGAAGAAGCTTCAGGAACTGCACGAGTCGCCGACTGAGGAAAACACGCTGGGGTAGATTGCGAGCCATGGGGCAGCGAAATCTAACATGGTTATGCTTGCATAACTACTTAGATAAGCGTTTGCTGATGTATGCGGTTGGCGTCTGTTTTCATTGTTGCATTCTGAGCCCGTTTATGAAGACAAAGCCGCATTATGACTACATGTTCGAAGAGGCTCGCTCGCTCCTTGGCCGCGCACCTGACGTCAAGCAAAAAACTCGCCTTGCGTGGGAATTCGCCAGGGCCATGAAATGGTTTGGTGAGGTCATCTATAGAGAAATACCTGAGGAAGACTTTTGTCAATTCTGGGAAGATATGTACATTCCCTTTCTCCATTGGTGCCGCCGCAATCGGAGGAgaggtcatcatcatcataa GACTTGGGATGCAGGTTTCTGGAAACTTACCTAA